Proteins encoded by one window of Arabidopsis thaliana chromosome 2, partial sequence:
- a CDS encoding alpha/beta-Hydrolases superfamily protein (alpha/beta-Hydrolases superfamily protein; FUNCTIONS IN: galactolipase activity, triglyceride lipase activity, phospholipase A1 activity; INVOLVED IN: lipid metabolic process; LOCATED IN: chloroplast; EXPRESSED IN: 23 plant structures; EXPRESSED DURING: 10 growth stages; CONTAINS InterPro DOMAIN/s: Lipase, class 3 (InterPro:IPR002921); BEST Arabidopsis thaliana protein match is: alpha/beta-Hydrolases superfamily protein (TAIR:AT1G06800.2); Has 1565 Blast hits to 1557 proteins in 299 species: Archae - 0; Bacteria - 279; Metazoa - 58; Fungi - 305; Plants - 673; Viruses - 3; Other Eukaryotes - 247 (source: NCBI BLink).), with translation MAAIPSHNNLLTINHKNSITGSSSLNTNFSEINFPAKFRVATRALSRTDESSLSAVISRLERERRERQGLLIEEAEGAGELWMTAEDIRRRDKKTEEERRLRDTWRKIQGEDDWAGLMDPMDPILRSELIRYGEMAQACYDAFDFDPASKYCGTSRFTRLEFFDSLGMIDSGYEVARYLYATSNINLPNFFSKSRWSKVWSKNANWMGYVAVSDDETSRNRLGRRDIAIAWRGTVTKLEWIADLKDYLKPVTENKIRCPDPAVKVESGFLDLYTDKDTTCKFARFSAREQILTEVKRLVEEHGDDDDSDLSITVTGHSLGGALAILSAYDIAEMRLNRSKKGKVIPVTVLTYGGPRVGNVRFRERMEELGVKVMRVVNVHDVVPKSPGLFLNESRPHALMKIAEGLPWCYSHVGEELALDHQNSPFLKPSVDVSTAHNLEAMLHLLDGYVSFLFYFSLFIYSCS, from the coding sequence ATGGCGGCTATTCCTTCCCACAACAACCTTCTTACCATCAACCACAAAAACTCCATAACCGGTTCTTCTTCCCTAAATACCAATTTCTCAGAAAtcaattttcccgccaaattcCGAGTAGCTACGAGAGCTTTGTCCAGAACCGACGAGTCGTCTTTATCCGCCGTGATTTCTCGCCTCGAGCGAGAAAGGCGGGAAAGACAAGGTTTATTAATCGAGGAAGCGGAAGGAGCTGGAGAACTATGGATGACGGCGGAAGATATTCGCCGGCGAGATAAAAAaaccgaagaagaaagaagactaAGAGACACGTGGCGTAAGATCCAAGGAGAAGACGATTGGGCCGGGTTAATGGATCCAATGGATCCAATTCTTAGATCGGAGCTAATCCGTTACGGCGAAATGGCTCAAGCTTGTTACGACGCTTTCGATTTCGATCCCGCTTCCAAATACTGCGGCACCTCCAGGTTCACGCGACTCGAGTTCTTCGATTCTCTCGGAATGATCGATTCCGGTTACGAGGTGGCGCGTTACCTCTACGCGACGTCGAACATCAATCTCCCGAACTTCTTCTCGAAATCGCGGTGGTCTAAAGTCTGGAGCAAAAACGCTAATTGGATGGGATACGTCGCCGTTTCAGACGACGAAACGTCTCGTAACCGACTCGGCCGCCGTGATATCGCGATTGCGTGGAGAGGAACCGTTACGAAACTTGAATGGATCGCGGATCTAAAGGATTATTTAAAACCGGTAACCGAAAACAAGATCCGATGCCCCGACCCGGCCGTTAAAGTCGAATCCGGATTCTTAGATCTCTACACTGACAAAGACACAACCTGCAAATTCGCGAGATTCTCAGCGCGTGAACAGATTTTAACGGAGGTGAAACGGTTAGTGGAAGAACACGGCGACGACGATGATTCCGATTTAAGCATCACCGTGACGGGACACAGTCTCGGCGGCGCGTTAGCGATATTAAGCGCGTACGATATAGCGGAGATGAGATTGAATCGGAGTAAGAAAGGGAAAGTGATTCCGGTGACGGTGTTGACATACGGAGGACCGAGAGTTGGGAACGTTAGGTTTAGGGAGAGGATGGAGGAATTGGGAGTGAAAGTGATGAGAGTAGTGAATGTTCACGACGTGGTTCCCAAGTCGCCGGGATTGTTTTTGAACGAGAGTAGACCTCACGCGCTGATGAAGATAGCGGAGGGGTTGCCGTGGTGTTATAGCCACGTGGGGGAGGAGCTGGCGTTGGATCATCAGAACTCGCCGTTTCTTAAACCTTCCGTTGATGTTTCTACTGCTCATAATCTTGAAGCTATGCTTCATTTACTTGACGGGTAcgtttcctttttattttacttttcattgtttatatattcatgttcataa
- a CDS encoding alpha/beta-Hydrolases superfamily protein (alpha/beta-Hydrolases superfamily protein; FUNCTIONS IN: galactolipase activity, triglyceride lipase activity, phospholipase A1 activity; INVOLVED IN: lipid metabolic process; LOCATED IN: chloroplast; EXPRESSED IN: 23 plant structures; EXPRESSED DURING: 10 growth stages; CONTAINS InterPro DOMAIN/s: Lipase, class 3 (InterPro:IPR002921); BEST Arabidopsis thaliana protein match is: alpha/beta-Hydrolases superfamily protein (TAIR:AT1G06800.1); Has 1575 Blast hits to 1566 proteins in 299 species: Archae - 0; Bacteria - 279; Metazoa - 58; Fungi - 303; Plants - 685; Viruses - 3; Other Eukaryotes - 247 (source: NCBI BLink).) — MAAIPSHNNLLTINHKNSITGSSSLNTNFSEINFPAKFRVATRALSRTDESSLSAVISRLERERRERQGLLIEEAEGAGELWMTAEDIRRRDKKTEEERRLRDTWRKIQGEDDWAGLMDPMDPILRSELIRYGEMAQACYDAFDFDPASKYCGTSRFTRLEFFDSLGMIDSGYEVARYLYATSNINLPNFFSKSRWSKVWSKNANWMGYVAVSDDETSRNRLGRRDIAIAWRGTVTKLEWIADLKDYLKPVTENKIRCPDPAVKVESGFLDLYTDKDTTCKFARFSAREQILTEVKRLVEEHGDDDDSDLSITVTGHSLGGALAILSAYDIAEMRLNRSKKGKVIPVTVLTYGGPRVGNVRFRERMEELGVKVMRVVNVHDVVPKSPGLFLNESRPHALMKIAEGLPWCYSHVGEELALDHQNSPFLKPSVDVSTAHNLEAMLHLLDGYHGKGERFVLSSGRDHALVNKASDFLKEHLQIPPFWRQDANKGMVRNSEGRWIQAERLRFEDHHSPDIHHHLSQLRLDHPC; from the exons ATGGCGGCTATTCCTTCCCACAACAACCTTCTTACCATCAACCACAAAAACTCCATAACCGGTTCTTCTTCCCTAAATACCAATTTCTCAGAAAtcaattttcccgccaaattcCGAGTAGCTACGAGAGCTTTGTCCAGAACCGACGAGTCGTCTTTATCCGCCGTGATTTCTCGCCTCGAGCGAGAAAGGCGGGAAAGACAAGGTTTATTAATCGAGGAAGCGGAAGGAGCTGGAGAACTATGGATGACGGCGGAAGATATTCGCCGGCGAGATAAAAAaaccgaagaagaaagaagactaAGAGACACGTGGCGTAAGATCCAAGGAGAAGACGATTGGGCCGGGTTAATGGATCCAATGGATCCAATTCTTAGATCGGAGCTAATCCGTTACGGCGAAATGGCTCAAGCTTGTTACGACGCTTTCGATTTCGATCCCGCTTCCAAATACTGCGGCACCTCCAGGTTCACGCGACTCGAGTTCTTCGATTCTCTCGGAATGATCGATTCCGGTTACGAGGTGGCGCGTTACCTCTACGCGACGTCGAACATCAATCTCCCGAACTTCTTCTCGAAATCGCGGTGGTCTAAAGTCTGGAGCAAAAACGCTAATTGGATGGGATACGTCGCCGTTTCAGACGACGAAACGTCTCGTAACCGACTCGGCCGCCGTGATATCGCGATTGCGTGGAGAGGAACCGTTACGAAACTTGAATGGATCGCGGATCTAAAGGATTATTTAAAACCGGTAACCGAAAACAAGATCCGATGCCCCGACCCGGCCGTTAAAGTCGAATCCGGATTCTTAGATCTCTACACTGACAAAGACACAACCTGCAAATTCGCGAGATTCTCAGCGCGTGAACAGATTTTAACGGAGGTGAAACGGTTAGTGGAAGAACACGGCGACGACGATGATTCCGATTTAAGCATCACCGTGACGGGACACAGTCTCGGCGGCGCGTTAGCGATATTAAGCGCGTACGATATAGCGGAGATGAGATTGAATCGGAGTAAGAAAGGGAAAGTGATTCCGGTGACGGTGTTGACATACGGAGGACCGAGAGTTGGGAACGTTAGGTTTAGGGAGAGGATGGAGGAATTGGGAGTGAAAGTGATGAGAGTAGTGAATGTTCACGACGTGGTTCCCAAGTCGCCGGGATTGTTTTTGAACGAGAGTAGACCTCACGCGCTGATGAAGATAGCGGAGGGGTTGCCGTGGTGTTATAGCCACGTGGGGGAGGAGCTGGCGTTGGATCATCAGAACTCGCCGTTTCTTAAACCTTCCGTTGATGTTTCTACTGCTCATAATCTTGAAGCTATGCTTCATTTACTTGACGG gTATCATGGAAAAGGAGAGAGATTTGTGCTGTCGAGTGGGAGAGACCATGCGCTAGTGAACAAAGCGTCGGACTTTTTGAAAGAGCATTTACAAATTCCACCGTTTTGGCGTCAAGACGCGAATAAAGGAATGGTTCGGAACAGTGAAGGTCGTTGGATTCAAGCCGAGCGTCTCCGTTTTGAGGATCATCATTCTCCTGATATCCACCACCATCTCTCTCAGCTCCGTCTTGATCATCCTTGTTAA
- a CDS encoding glycine-rich protein (glycine-rich protein; INVOLVED IN: biological_process unknown; LOCATED IN: cellular_component unknown; EXPRESSED IN: shoot, carpel, cultured cell; EXPRESSED DURING: 4 anthesis; Has 188208 Blast hits to 49701 proteins in 2501 species: Archae - 445; Bacteria - 51994; Metazoa - 66635; Fungi - 12365; Plants - 18728; Viruses - 2697; Other Eukaryotes - 35344 (source: NCBI BLink).) yields MGGKGGSGSGGGGKGGGGGGSGGGRGGGGGGGAKGGCGGGGKSGGGGGGGGYMVAPGSNRSSYISRDNFESDPKGGSGGGGKGGGGGGGISGGGAGGKSGCGGGKSGGGGGGGKNGGGCGGGGGGKGGKSGGGSGGGGYMVAPGSNGSSTISRDKFESDTKGYFDNLHGKK; encoded by the exons ATGGGAGGAAAAGGCGGTAGCGGTAGCGGTGGAGGAGGaaaaggtggtggtggtggtggcagtggaggaggaagaggcggcggcggcggtggAGGAGCGAAAGGTGGTTGCGGTGGAGGAGGGAAAagcggtggtggtgggggCGGAGGTGGCTACATGGTAGCACCAGGGAGCAATAGATCTTCTTACATTTCAAGAGATAACTTTGAGAGTGATCCTAAAG GTGGTAGCGGTGGAGGAGGGaaaggtggtggtggaggaggaggaataAGCGGCGGTGGAGCAGGAGGGAAAAGTGGTTGTGGTGGAGGGAaaagtggtggtggtggtggaggagggaaaaatggtggtggttgtggaggaggaggaggagggaaAGGAGGGAAGAGTGGTGGCGGTAGTGGAGGAGGTGGCTACATGGTAGCGCCGGGGAGCAACGGATCTTCTACCATTTcaagagataagtttgagAGTGATACTAAAGGTTACTTTGATAATCTCCATGGTAAAAAGTGA
- the PSBW gene encoding photosystem II reaction center W (photosystem II reaction center W (PSBW); FUNCTIONS IN: molecular_function unknown; INVOLVED IN: biological_process unknown; LOCATED IN: chloroplast thylakoid membrane; EXPRESSED IN: 22 plant structures; EXPRESSED DURING: 13 growth stages; CONTAINS InterPro DOMAIN/s: Photosystem II protein PsbW, class 2 (InterPro:IPR009806); Has 77 Blast hits to 77 proteins in 26 species: Archae - 0; Bacteria - 0; Metazoa - 0; Fungi - 0; Plants - 74; Viruses - 0; Other Eukaryotes - 3 (source: NCBI BLink).): MASFTASASTVSAARPALLLKPTVAISAPVLGLPPMGKKKGGVRCSMETKQGNVSVMGAGVSAAATAALTAVMSNPAMALVDERMSTEGTGLPFGLSNNLLGWILFGVFGLIWTFFFVYTSSLEEDEESGLSL, translated from the exons ATGGCTAGCTTTACTGCCTCCGCTTCCACCGTCTCCGCCGCTCGTCCGGCTCTCCTTCTCAAGCCTACCGTCGCCATCTCTGCTCCTGTTCTTG GTTTGCCTCCAATGGGTAAGAAGAAGGGAGGAGTGAGATGTTCAATGGAGACAAAGCAAGGAAACGTCTCAGTCATGGGGGCTGGAGTTTCAGCTGCAGCAACAGCTGCTTTGACGGCGGTGATGAGCAATCCCGCGATGGCTTTGGTTGATGAGAGGATGTCAACAGAAGGAACAGGATTACCCTTTGGTCTAAGCAACAACCTCTTGGGTTGGATTCTGTTTGGAGTCTTTGGTTTGATCTggactttcttcttcgtctacACTTCATCTCTCGAGGAGGATGAAGAATCTGGTCTTTCACTCTGA
- the LGT5 gene encoding los glycosyltransferase 5 (los glycosyltransferase 5 (LGT5); FUNCTIONS IN: polygalacturonate 4-alpha-galacturonosyltransferase activity, transferase activity, transferring glycosyl groups; INVOLVED IN: carbohydrate biosynthetic process; LOCATED IN: endomembrane system; CONTAINS InterPro DOMAIN/s: Glycosyl transferase, family 8 (InterPro:IPR002495); BEST Arabidopsis thaliana protein match is: galacturonosyltransferase 6 (TAIR:AT1G06780.1); Has 1483 Blast hits to 1481 proteins in 282 species: Archae - 0; Bacteria - 397; Metazoa - 163; Fungi - 22; Plants - 825; Viruses - 0; Other Eukaryotes - 76 (source: NCBI BLink).) — MNQVRRWQRILILSLLLLSVLAPIVFVSNRLKSITSVDRGEFIEELSDITDKTEDELRLTAIEQDEEGLKEPKRILQDRDFNSVVLSNSSDKSNDTVQSNEGDQKNFLSEVDKGNNHKPKEEQAVSQKTTVSSNAEVKISARDIQLNHKTEFRPPSSKSEKNTRVQLERATDERVKEIRDKIIQAKAYLNLALPGNNSQIVKELRVRTKELERATGDTTKDKYLPKSSPNRLKAMEVALYKVSRAFHNCPAIATKLQAMTYKTEEQARAQKKQAAYLMQLAARTTPKGLHCLSMRLTTEYFTLDHEKRQLLQQSYNDPDLYHYVVFSDNVLASSVVVNSTISSSKEPDKIVFHVVTDSLNYPAISMWFLLNPSGRASIQILNIDEMNVLPLYHAELLMKQNSSDPRIISALNHARFYLPDIFPGLNKIVLFDHDVVVQRDLTRLWSLDMTGKVVGAVETCLEGDPSYRSMDSFINFSDAWVSQKFDPKACTWAFGMNLFDLEEWRRQELTSVYLKYFDLGVKGHLWKAGGLPVGWLTFFGQTFPLEKRWNVGGLGHESGLRASDIEQAAVIHYDGIMKPWLDIGIDKYKRYWNIHVPYHHPHLQRCNIHD; from the exons ATGAATCAAGTTCGTCGTTGGCAGAGGATTCTGATCCTCTCGCTGCTATTGTTATCTGTTTTAGCTCCGATTGTTTTCGTTTCGAATCGGCTCAAGAGCATCACTTCCGTCG ATAGAGGAGAATTCATTGAAGAATTATCCGACATT ACAGATAAGACCGAGGATGAACTTAGACTTACTGCTATTGAACAG GACGAAGAAGGCTTGAAGGAGCCTAAACGTATTCTGCAGGATCGAGATTTTAATTCTGTGGTTTTGTCAAATTCCTCTGATAAAAGTAATGATACTGTGCAGTCTAATGAGGGAgaccaaaaaaactttctctcAGAAGTTGATAAGG GAAATAATCACAAACCAAAGGAGGAACAAGCAGTTTCACAGAAAACCACAGTAAGCTCGAATGCGGAG GTGAAAATTTCAGCAAGAGATATTCAACTTAATCATAAAACGGAATTCCGACCCCCTTCAAGTAAGAGTGAAAAGAATACAAGGGTTCAACTTGAAAGAGCAACAGATGAGAGGGTAAAGGAGATCAGAGACAAAATTATCCAAGCGAAAGCCTATCTGAATTTGGCCCTACCTGGGAATAACTCCCAAATCGTAAAGGAGTTGAGAGTTCGAACGAAAGAGCTGGAACGGGCTACTGGTGATACTACCAAGGATAAATATTTGCCAAAGAG cTCTCCTAACAGATTGAAGGCCATGGAAGTTGCGTTATACAAGGTCAGCCGTGCCTTTCACAACTGCCCTGCCATTGCTACCAAACTCCAAGCCATGACTTATAAAACCGAAGAACAAGCTCGGGCGCAGAAGAAACAAGCAGCATATTTAATGCAGCTTGCAGCAAGGACTACCCCAAAAGGGCTTCATTGTCTCTCAATGCGGTTGACAACAGAATATTTTACCCTGGATCACGAAAAAAGGCAGCTTTTGCAACAAAGTTATAATGATCCTGATCTCTACCATTACGTAGTCTTCTCTGACAATGTTTTGGCCTCTTCGGTTGTTGTTAACTCTACAATCTCCTCATCAAAG GAACCGGATAAAATAGTATTCCATGTGGTGACAGATTCACTCAATTACCCAGCAATCTCAATGTGGTTTTTACTAAACCCAAGTGGCAGAGCTTCAATCCAAATCCTAAACATTGATGAAATGAATGTCCTGCCATTGTACCATGCTGAATTGCTGATGAAGCAAAATTCAAGTGACCCAAGAATCATTTCAGCGCTCAACCATGCACGCTTCTATCTCCCAGATATCTTCCCAGGTCTAAACAAGATCGTACTCTTCGATCATGATGTAGTAGTGCAAAGGGATCTAACTAGACTGTGGAGCCTTGATATGACGGGGAAAGTTGTTGGAGCTGTAGAGACTTGTCTTGAAGGTGATCCTTCATATCGTTCGATGGACTCATTCATTAATTTCTCAGATGCATGGGTTTCTCAGAAATTTGATCCCAAGGCTTGCACTTGGGCATTCGGGATGAATCTATTTGATCTCGAAGAATGGAGAAGACAGGAGTTGACTTCTGTATACCTGAAATACTTCGACCTG GGAGTAAAAGGACATCTGTGGAAAGCAGGGGGATTGCCAGTAGGTTGGTTGACTTTTTTCGGGCAAACGTTTCCGTTGGAAAAGAGATGGAACGTGGGTGGGTTAGGTCACGAATCAGGACTCAGGGCAAGCGACATCGAACAAGCAGCGGTTATACACTACGACGGGATCATGAAACCATGGCTGGACATCGGTATAGACAAGTACAAGCGCTACTGGAACATACATGTACCTTACCATCACCCTCACTTACAACGGTGCAACATTCACGATTGA
- the DRIP2 gene encoding DREB2A-interacting protein 2 (DREB2A-interacting protein 2 (DRIP2); CONTAINS InterPro DOMAIN/s: Zinc finger, RING-type, conserved site (InterPro:IPR017907), Zinc finger, RING-type (InterPro:IPR001841), Zinc finger, C3HC4 RING-type (InterPro:IPR018957); BEST Arabidopsis thaliana protein match is: DREB2A-interacting protein 1 (TAIR:AT1G06770.1); Has 1631 Blast hits to 1626 proteins in 163 species: Archae - 0; Bacteria - 2; Metazoa - 1227; Fungi - 58; Plants - 232; Viruses - 0; Other Eukaryotes - 112 (source: NCBI BLink).), which yields MEGDMVAKVKRETVVACMTCPLCDKLLRDATTISECLHTFCRKCIYEKITEDEIESCPVCDIDLGGTPLEKLRPDHILQDLRAKLFPLKRKKERAPEVVSSISLPAKRKERSISSLVVSTPRVSAQAGTTGKRTKAATRKDVRGSGSFTKRTVKKEEEFGDDHVESASSPETLKKFTQNKRQSSYANPNQSLSNRRNKDVDEPWDSKLHLWKPLNFLVDVANGTKDPKSELGNASHNDVQGSKTKTKDHKRKCKLEEEISNNGDPTTSETATLKRTRRTRRKRSSTFGDSRIPLLPGAASLKQERRNGHVWFSLVASSNQEGEASLPQIPANYLRIRDGNIPVSFIQKYLMRKLDLKSEDEVEITCMGEPVIPTLQLHSLVDLWLETTSKHQRVAASIGSSAKEFVMVLVYSRKLPECNN from the exons ATGGAAGGAGACATGGTGGCTAAAGTGAAGAGAGAAACGGTGGTGGCATGCATGACTTGTCCTCTCTGTGACAAACTCCTCCGTGACGCCACTACCATTTCAGAGTGTCTTCACACGT TTTGTAGGAAATGCATTTATGAGAAAATCACAGAGGATGAGATAGAGAGCTGTCCAGTATGCGATATTGACCTCGGGGGTACCCCACTGGAGAAACTAAG gCCTGACCACATTTTGCAAGACTTGAGAGCCAAATTATTTCCTCTAAAACGTAAAAAGGAGAGAGCGCCTGAAGTTGTGTCCTCCATCTCATTACCTGCAAAGAGGAAGGAGAGGTCTATCTCGTCTTTGGTGGTAAGCACACCCAGGGTTTCAGCACAAGCTGGTACAAcaggaaaaagaacaaaagctgcTACGAGAAAAGATGTAAGAGGTAGTGGTTCATTCACTAAGAGAAcagtgaagaaggaagaagaatttgGAGATGATCATGTAGAGAGCGCAAGCTCGCCTGAAACACTTAAAAAGTTTACTCAGAATAAAAGACAG TCTTCATATGCAAATCCTAACCAGTCCCTCTCTAATCGAAGAAACAAGGATGTTGATGAACCATGGGATTCCAAATTACATCTTTGGAAACCTCTAAATTTTCTTGTGGATGTGGCAAACGGAACAAAGGACCCAAAATCTGAGCTTGGAAACGCATCCCACAATGATGTTCAGGGgagtaaaaccaaaacaaaggaTCATAAAAGAAAGTGTAAACTCGAGGAAGAGATCAGCAATAACGGTGATCCTACAACATCAGAAACTGCTACACTTAAACGAACGCGTCGGACTCGTCGCAAAAGGTCATCTACTTTTGGTGATTCTAGAATTCCACTGTTACCAGGTGCAGCAAGCCTAAAACAGGAGAGGAGAAACGGTCATGTTTGGTTCTCACTTGTAGCGTCAAGTAATCA GGAAGGAGAAGCATCATTGCCTCAGATTCCAGCAAACTACTTGAGAATAAG GGATGGAAATATTCCAGTTTCTTTTATCCAAAAGTACCTCATGAGGAAGCTTGATCTCAAGAGTGAAGATGAG gTAGAGATAACATGTATGGGAGAACCAGTGATCCCAACGTTGCAGCTTCACAGCTTAGTAGACCTATGGTTGGAAACAACTTCTAAGCATCAAAGAGTCGCTGCGTCAATAGGTTCATCTGCAAAGGAATTTGTAATGGTGCTAGTTTATTCTCGGAAGCTCCCTGAATGCAACAACTAA
- the DRIP2 gene encoding DREB2A-interacting protein 2, whose protein sequence is MEGDMVAKVKRETVVACMTCPLCDKLLRDATTISECLHTFCRKCIYEKITEDEIESCPVCDIDLGGTPLEKLRPDHILQDLRAKLFPLKRKKERAPEVVSSISLPAKRKERSISSLVVSTPRVSAQAGTTGKRTKAATRKDVRGSGSFTKRTVKKEEEFGDDHVESASSPETLKKFTQNKRQSSYANPNQSLSNRRNKDVDEPWDSKLHLWKPLNFLVDVANGTKDPKSELGNASHNDVQGSKTKTKDHKRKCKLEEEISNNGDPTTSETATLKRTRRTRRKRSSTFGDSRIPLLPGAASLKQERRNGHVWFSLVASSNQEGEASLPQIPANYLRIR, encoded by the exons ATGGAAGGAGACATGGTGGCTAAAGTGAAGAGAGAAACGGTGGTGGCATGCATGACTTGTCCTCTCTGTGACAAACTCCTCCGTGACGCCACTACCATTTCAGAGTGTCTTCACACGT TTTGTAGGAAATGCATTTATGAGAAAATCACAGAGGATGAGATAGAGAGCTGTCCAGTATGCGATATTGACCTCGGGGGTACCCCACTGGAGAAACTAAG gCCTGACCACATTTTGCAAGACTTGAGAGCCAAATTATTTCCTCTAAAACGTAAAAAGGAGAGAGCGCCTGAAGTTGTGTCCTCCATCTCATTACCTGCAAAGAGGAAGGAGAGGTCTATCTCGTCTTTGGTGGTAAGCACACCCAGGGTTTCAGCACAAGCTGGTACAAcaggaaaaagaacaaaagctgcTACGAGAAAAGATGTAAGAGGTAGTGGTTCATTCACTAAGAGAAcagtgaagaaggaagaagaatttgGAGATGATCATGTAGAGAGCGCAAGCTCGCCTGAAACACTTAAAAAGTTTACTCAGAATAAAAGACAG TCTTCATATGCAAATCCTAACCAGTCCCTCTCTAATCGAAGAAACAAGGATGTTGATGAACCATGGGATTCCAAATTACATCTTTGGAAACCTCTAAATTTTCTTGTGGATGTGGCAAACGGAACAAAGGACCCAAAATCTGAGCTTGGAAACGCATCCCACAATGATGTTCAGGGgagtaaaaccaaaacaaaggaTCATAAAAGAAAGTGTAAACTCGAGGAAGAGATCAGCAATAACGGTGATCCTACAACATCAGAAACTGCTACACTTAAACGAACGCGTCGGACTCGTCGCAAAAGGTCATCTACTTTTGGTGATTCTAGAATTCCACTGTTACCAGGTGCAGCAAGCCTAAAACAGGAGAGGAGAAACGGTCATGTTTGGTTCTCACTTGTAGCGTCAAGTAATCA GGAAGGAGAAGCATCATTGCCTCAGATTCCAGCAAACTACTTGAGAATAAGGTAA